In the Oryza glaberrima chromosome 6, OglaRS2, whole genome shotgun sequence genome, one interval contains:
- the LOC127776016 gene encoding uncharacterized protein LOC127776016 — protein sequence MQSPSSTISAVGVLGTSFLSTTIVDHLRGGRPWEPLPSTPSSSTLSAAGSSGATAATVIDLICAGELGSRHRRCCPRRGHLRAAPPLPRSGEEGHRRCLWRWRRVEGQLRAADGGCVGPRAPPPSAPSFIAGAADARHLSRLSAGRAEEERWKGRGKSDI from the coding sequence ATgcagtcgccgtcgtcgaccatCTCTGCGGTGGGAGTCCTCGGGACTTCCTTTCTCTCCACCACCATCGTTGACCACCTCCGCGGTGGGAGGCCTTGGGAGCCACTGCCATCGACACCGTCGTCTTCGACCCTATCTGCGGCGGGAAGCTcaggagccaccgccgccaccgtcatcgACCTCATCTGCGCGGGAGAGCTTggaagccgccaccgccgttgttGTCCTCGTCGTGGTCATCTGCGAGCCGCACCGCCTCTGCCCAGATCTGGCGAGGAGGGTCACCGGCGTTGTCTATGGCGATGGAGGAGGGTCGAAGGACAGCTCCGGGCTGCCGATGGAGGATGCGTTGGGCCTCGAGCTCCACCGCCATCGGCCCCGAGCTTCATCGCTGGTGCTGCCGACGCCCGACACCTATCTCGTCTCTCCGCCGGGAGAGCGGAAGAAGAGAGATGGAAGGGGAGGGGCAAAAGTGACATTTAA
- the LOC127776011 gene encoding probable glutathione S-transferase DHAR2, chloroplastic produces MAVLLRTTTSATTATSGGSSSATALLATTFRRGGRRLLLLPATRGSAPRRAALLTVRASAEPLEVCAKASLTVPDRLGDCPFTQRVLLTIEEKHLPYDIKLVDLANKPDWFLKISPEGKVPIVKLEEQWVADSDVITQAIEEKYPEPSLATPPEKASVGSKIFSTFIGFLKSKDPNDGTEQALLSELTSFDSYLKDNGPFINGETISAADLSLAPKLYHMEIALGHYKNWSVPDSLSHVKKYMKTIFSMDSFVKTIALQEDVIAGWRPKVMG; encoded by the exons ATGGCCGTCCTCCTccgcaccaccacctccgctaCGACCGCCACGAGCGGCggctcctcctcggcgacggcgctcctCGCCACCACGTTCCGACGCGGCGGCaggcgcctccttctcctccccgcgACACGCGgctcggcgccgcgccgcgcggcctTACTCACGGTTCGCGCCTCGGCGGAGCCGCTGGAGGTCTGCGCCAAGGCCTCCCTCACCGTCCCCGACCGCCTCGGCGACT GTCCTTTCACACAGAGAGTGTTGTTGACAATAGAGGAGAAGCATCTTCCGTATGATATAAAACTAGTTGATCTCGCTAACAAACCTGATTG GTTTCTGAAAATTAGCCCAGAAGGTAAGGTGCCTATTGTCAAGCTTGAGGAACAATGGGTTGCTGATTCTGATGTTATTACACAAGCGATAGAAGAGAAGTACCCTGAACCATCCTTGGCAACTCCTCCAGAAAAGGCTTCAGT CGGGTCAAAAATATTTTCCACCTTTATTGGTTTCCTTAAAAGCAAAGATCCGAATGATGGAACAGAACAGGCACTGCTTAGTGAGCTGACTTCATTCGATAGCTATCTAAAAGACAAT GGTCCATTTATTAACGGTGAAACAATATCTGCTGCTGATCTCTCTCTTGCCCCCAAACTATATCACATGGAGATAGCTCTAGGTCACTATAAGAATTGGTCTGTTCCAGATTCACTTTCACAtgtgaaaaaatatatgaag ACTATCTTTTCAATGGATTCATTTGTCAAGACTATAGCTCTGCAAGAGGATGTCATTGCTGGATGGCGCCCAAAGGTCATGGGTTAA
- the LOC127776014 gene encoding uncharacterized protein LOC127776014: protein MVTVAGYMYTVRFGGLIRSETFVPPSSPSSQKLLSNPNPSPLPTRSRRRRHRHRHRLPLELVKPEPPPSSQARGASRRRRRAEPVVTVAVFPSTSCESGVPLSPPFPSPSPSHADFGSCKICARIQPPQARGNQKVKLDVGVAVAKSPPADTNPQIDCSLLFNSPLSHCSLSYQTRQPLLDFSVCSAWSFRSEHMRPADIFGSTNERITDWPISQSKINK from the exons ATGGTGACAGTAGCTGGTTACATGTACACCGTCCGATTCGGCGGGCTCATCCGATCAGAGACGTTCGTGCCCCCATCCTCCCCCAGTAGCCAGAAGCTACTCTCGAACCCTaatccctctcctcttcccacgaggagccgccgccgccgccaccgccaccgtcaccgTCTTCCCCTCGAGCTCGTgaagccggagccgccgccttcttctcaaGCTCGCGGagccagccgtcgccgccgccgtgcggagCCAGTGGTTACCGTCGCTGTCTTCCCATCGACTTCTTGCGAGTCCGGTGTCCCACTGTCGCCGCCATTTCCGTCTCCTTCCCCATCCCACGCAGACTTTGGTTCTTGCAAGATCTGTGCCCGCATCCAGCCCCCACAAGCACGCGGTAATCAGAAGGTGAAGCTCGACGTGGGTGTGGCAGTAGCTAAATCTCCTCCTGCTGATACGAATCCTCAAATTGATTGCTCACTTCTGTTTAACAGTCCTCTGTCTCACTGCTCTCTTTCATATCAAACCCGGCAGCCTCTGCTTGATTTTTCTGTATGTAGTGCATGGTCATTCAGGTCTGAACATATGAG GCCTGCAGATATTTTTGGAAGCACAAATGAAAGGATCAC TGATTGGCCGATATCCCAAAGTAAAATCAATAAGTGA